A genomic stretch from Tenrec ecaudatus isolate mTenEca1 chromosome X, mTenEca1.hap1, whole genome shotgun sequence includes:
- the LOC142433603 gene encoding E3 ubiquitin-protein ligase Siah1-like, with product MSHHGSPSLATDAPVTDTGTTPPNSFLVSLFECHICSDSALPPILQCQNGHLVCSNCRSKLEFCPTCRILLGSIRNLALEKLVNSVQFPCKYAPWGCERILAHTDIAEHQVSCGFRSYTCPFPGGSCKWLGLMNDAMPHLMDQHRIVTTQEAEDTVFFASDILRPGAFDWVMIQCCFGFNFMVILQKMERYRDQKFCAFVKLIGTHQQAQNFVYKLELHCPRLHVTWKATPRSLQEELGTAIMHKECLMFNSNVAKLYATDGNFSMNVKISRC from the coding sequence ATGAGCCATCATGGGTCTCCATCATTAGCTACTGATGCTCCGGTGACtgacacaggcacaaccccaccCAACAGTTTCTTGGTGAGTCTATTTGAATGCCATATCTGCTCTGACTCAGCGTTACCACCGATTCTTCAATGTCAGAATGGGCATCTTGTTTGTAGCAACTGCCGTTCAAAGCTCGAATTTTGTCCAACTTGCCGGATCCTCTTGGGCTCTATTCGTAACTTGGCTCTGGAAAAACTGGTCAATTCAGTGCAGTTCCCTTGTAAATATGCCCCTTGGGGATGCGAAAGAATTCTTGCGCACACGGACATAGCAGAACACCAAGTGAGCTGTGGATTTAGGTCTTATACCTGTCCATTCCCTGGTGGTTCCTGTAAGTGGCTCGGCCTTATGAATGATGCCATGCCCCATCTGATGGATCAACATAGGATCGTTACAACCCAAGAGGCAGAGGACACGGTTTTCTTTGCTTCAGACATTCTCCGTCCTGGTGCTTTTGACTGGGTAATGATACAGTGCTGTTTTGGCTTCAACTTCATGGTTATATTGCAGAAAATGGAAAGATATAGGGATCAGAAGTTCTGTGCATTTGTAAAATTGATAGGAACGCACCAGCAAGCTCAAAATTTTGTTTATAAACTTGAACTGCATTGTCCTAGGCTGCATGTGACTTGGAAAGCCACTCCTCGGTCTCTTCAGGAGGAACTTGGAACAGCCATTATGCATAAAGAGTGCCTAATGTTTAATAGCAACGTTGCAAAGCTGTATGCAACCGATGGCAACTTTAGCATGAATGTTAAAATTTCCAGGTGTTAA